In Aegilops tauschii subsp. strangulata cultivar AL8/78 chromosome 3, Aet v6.0, whole genome shotgun sequence, one genomic interval encodes:
- the LOC120976068 gene encoding uncharacterized protein, producing the protein MADVDVCPICNSTVDDWSHALINCNMVKCVWSLLEEDLVEHVIACNIPDAKLWLLEMVDSTKEEEFLKILVTLWATWWVRRKAIHEQEYQSPLSTYCFTEKYLNDLALISAKEEKPPAVVPSRMDLGSRRTWAPPVRGCAKLMVDAAISKNHEKGAYAVVCRDEKGVYQGASAVVVEDQVTAEILEALALASDLNRTKV; encoded by the coding sequence ATGGCCGATGTTGATGTGTGTCCAATTTGTAACAGTACGGTTGATGACTGGAGCCATGCACTGATAAATTGCAACATGGTGAAATGTGTCTGGTCACTCTTGGAGGAGGATCTGGTCGAGCACGTCATCGCATGTAACATCCCTGATGCAAAACTTTGGTTGTTGGAGATGGTGGACTCAACTAAGGAGGAAGAGTTTCTGAAAATTCTGGTGACATTGTGGGCCACTTGGTGGGTTCGGCGGAAAGCTATTCACGAACAAGAATACCAATCTCCGCTTTCCACCTATTGTTTTActgagaaatatttgaatgatcTGGCTTTGATCTCGGCCAAGGAAGAGAAGCCACCTGCTGTTGTTCCATCTAGAATGGACCTGGGTAGTAGGAGGACTTGGGCACCCCCTGTACGGGGATGTGCTAAATTGATGGTGGACGCAGCAATTTCAAAAAATCATGAAAAGGGAGCCTATGCAGTTGTTTGCAGGGACGAGAAAGGTGTTTACCAAGGCGCATCAGCGGTCGTCGTAGAGGACCAGGTAACAGCGGAGATCCTTGAAGCTTTAGCTCTCGCTTCAGATCTTAATCGGACGAAGGTTTAG